TGTGTCAAAGTAGGCATGTTATATCCTCATAAAAAGGTAAATAAAAGAAGCTAGTGATATGTAAATATTAGTGGAAAACCTTTGCATCAAGCCTGGTAGGTTAAACATCGTTGCAGCAGTTAATTTATGAATGATCGATCTACATTTTAACTGTAAATTGTAGTAAAGGCAGAAGTTTGTATGTAACACCTTTCCATCAAGCTCACTGAGAGCAGCCTCCGCTTCCCCTTTTGTCCCGAAGGAAACAAAACCGTACCCAGCTGATTTTCCATTATCGAAGATAACGTTAGCAGAAAGTGGGTTAAATTTTGAGAAGAATTCTTTAACATTGGGAGCCCTTGATTTCCATGGAAGATTGGACACATAAAGCTTGTGCCTCTCTACAATGGCgcctggaggaggaggtggagcaggTTTTCTGAAGCTCCTTGAGAATTCCACTTTGATGGTCCGTCCCTTGACATCCTACAAAATATTGGTGATGCAGAAACTAGTGTAAAAGATCCATGGGTAGTGTCTTAAGCTCAGTATGTacttttctccatgctattATCTTATTTTGGAGAAAATCTCAAGGTGTCGGCATCTTAATGGCAGCTCACTGAACAAAATCTCAGTTCCACCAGAGTGATAGACTGTGCTCATATTGTCATGAAAATAAAAGCACAAGTAAATTCACGTGAAATGAAATCCATTAAAACTGGCTAAGCGGCTGAAATTGTCGATCCCTGTGTATAGTTGGCATTGAAGGCACGTAAGATCAATGGATGGACTAAGACGTATGGTACAATATCTTCCACTTCACATATACATCTGTACTATGTGTATCTGATATGCGGtattgcaatatatatatatatatatatatatatatatatatatatatatatatatatatatatatatatatatataaacgaCAGCATGGTGCAAACAAACGCGTTAAAGCAACAGGAAACATTCTTACAGAGGAGTTGAGCTTCTCCACGGCGGCGGCCGCCTCCTCGGCCGTCTTCATCGTCACGAAGGCGAACCCCCTGTTCCTCCCATCCTTCCCCTTGATCACCTTCGCCAAACAAACACAAACCCCGCTGTGTTCAGAAATCGAATCGCCATAGAAAATTTAAAATCCCACTCCCTAAACGCAGCCTCTGCTGTTCGTCAGGGCACACGGCATTGGGTTGTGAGAGAGTATTAGCCATGCCTCTCACCTCGACGTCCTTGACAGAGCCGCACTGCGCGAAGAGCTTCTCGACCTCCGGCGCGGGTAAGGACCAAGGCAGGTTGGACACGTACAGCTTCCGCCGCTTCTCCCCCTGCTGCTCCTctccgtccgccgccgccgccgccgccggctgggCCTGCGCCTCCGGAGGGGAAGCGGCCGCGACGGCGGTGGccaggaggcggaggcggaggcgggggtGGGGGCGCCCGGCGGAGTGGAGCGGGAGGAGAGGGGCAAAGTGGGAAACGCGAAGGGCAGGAAGCGCCGCGGCGGGGTGGGGGCTGCGCGCGAGCGAGAGCGCCATTGGGTCGCGGAGCGTGCGGTGCGGGCTGTTTGTGCTGGGATTTTGGGGTTGAGCCGTTGAGGCCGTTGGGCGTGGCTCGGCTGACGATTCTGCCCCTGGCTGGGATTTTTGGGCCAGCTTGGTTTAATTTCGGATAAGCGGGTGGCGCTCGTGGGATAAGGGAGGGCGCTGATTGTCTGTGGCCGTCGTGGTGCTTTCTGTTTTGCCAGCGAAGAGGCAGCGGGAGCGGCGTAGCAGACTTTATGTTTCTTGGAGGAATCGTTCTTgtattgtttcttcttctttctacCACCGTCGCATCTCGCCTCCGGCCGAGGCGCCGCTCGTCCCCACCGCTGCCCTGAGCCACTTGTAGGGGCGCACTTGACGCACGTCCTCACCACTCAACGTGTCCGGCTAACGTATATCTACGAGTGATACGGAGTATATGATAATCATTGGTAACCATAATggaaaaaagttataaatgtaAATTGAAAAAAAGTTACGAATAGTGAAGATATTTCCTATTCGATAAAGTACTCGAGAGTCtaacaatttaaaaaaattatgcttgGAGAAGCCCTAATGGGTTACGCATAATTTTCTCTAACTAGCGCGCCAATTCATTGAGAAAAAAACCCTTTAAACTAGCAAAAGGAGTGAAGGGGTACATCCAATGACACGCAAATACATATGAGAAAAAAAGAGCCTTTAAACTAGCATAAGCGCCGTGGCAATTCGTTCCTTTGGATCTATGAGGTTGTGAACCCCTACGCAAGTCTAATCGGGTAAAACACTAGTAGAAGCAACTCTCATCTGACTTAGACTTTAGTAGCAGGAATACGGAGAAATATGTCTAGTTTATTATGATTATATCTATATACGGTCTCTCTGTACTTTGTGATTCTGAGATTAATCAAGGCAGAaaagatgtagggctattatgcACTCGATAGCATGAACCTGCATAAATTTATGTTCTTTTTGCGATATTCTACAATGACAATGTAAGTATTCATATATTTACATTACGAATAATATGCAGTCATGTAAAAATCCTCACCAGTTATGACCTAACCACCATATGTATCAGAAGTCCCGATCAGAGGAATAAATGTTCCAAAAGTAGGCCAAACAAGTTCTAACGGTGAAGAAGGAAAGTTCCATGTCTAGCATGAAAGTTCCATCGGTTGATTGAAAGAGTTATATGAATAGATTAAAAAAGTTTCAACCATGGAGGTGGAAAATTACATATCTAAATGGCCGGATTTAGACGACGATAATGGGGGGGTGGGGGGCATGAACTAGGAAGAGCTGTGCAGAGGAATGAAGTGTTCGTCGGCGCGACACGACGACCATGGGAGCTGCGAGGGAGGCGCACGGGAGAGATAATGAAGAACGAGAGCAATAAGGGAGGTCAGACAgaggaagaaaatgaagaaCGAAGAAGACCAAGGAGAATGTAGGATCTAGAATGGAGACTAaagggtgaatagacgtctcgacaaatttcttatgaaatagatagtcttctcctatttgatcaTCCAATGTAGCTCTAAAAAAGAATCACAACAAAATGCAATACAAACACGTAGCGAAAAATCTTCACCCAACACAGAAGTTCTAGAGGTTCTGGAGAATTATCCGGAGAATGCAGAGGTTCCGAAGTTGGGTCCAGAGGTTTCATATTTTGCAGAACAACGAACGAAATAttaaaaaccaaacttgaagatgcaacaagaattgggtctcatggttggaataGAGCACAGTGTGTCTCAGTAAATCAATCTATGACTCAACTCCACACAAATCTCAGATCTTGAGAAAAATCACCAAAAGATCAAAGATGGTCACCAGGTGAAGATGCTCCCCAGGTTGATGATCTAGATGTAATGGAACTCAAGACCCTTTcatatacatgagtatgtgagatttatgcatctagcaacaagaagaataactttaCAAGATGCTTGATCAttgctcaaaggcaaaaacaaaaattaacttgaaaaaggaaaaacttgcaatgAAAATAAGGGAACCAAAAGTAGGAGATTAAAAGGAGATGAGCACGAGCATATGCAAGAGAAACATCTTCATTAAGCACATATGTCAACTCTATTTTcggtagattacaaagatttctCTCACaaaactctaacctattacaaaggctaagtctaccatctccttttctccaaaacctatctctaggcattcaaatggatggcttaAGGGGTTTGcacagctctacccctctatttatagctctaGTGAGACTCCTTGGTAGTCAAGTTTCCTTGTTATCAAACGtaaggcactcaaacgagtaaataaatcaaaactcatgtgccatagtatcctatgccacatccaaaactcagaagaaggttgagtaaGTAAACAGCGAGAAGAATAAGAATACTCAGAAAAATCGactccaaaaactctcacaactcaagaaatcTTACAAATTAAAacgccagaagaatcaagaactcgagaggTATTgtgtttgaaacgcacttctaaattctcatccaacaactgagataccgAGAGAAtgttgtatcctagatgctccaccaaatccacattcttgagagtgaaactctcattcatcTTTACCATATCTTTGGTTTTCACATtttttccgatcatccccgaatatGATGTACTCGTGTGGTTTCACGGGGGTAAGGCTGAAGAACTATaatgaatctccggtcatgtggcaTGAATAACTAAAGTCAATAAGCCACTTATTCTCCAGGCCTCTATCCGCCATCTAcatatgagaaaataatatgtgaatagctcagtactagggttaaTCATAAACCTCTTAGAAatccagtactaggtcatccgccctgaaacAGAAATACTATGTGCATATAACTTAGCACCAACACAGAgcaagtaccacgatgaggaaaacgtgATTCACCTAAgcgctgggactcaaagccccttacacgtggaccaaaatcATATGAGTCTTGGTAAAATCCACGCCAAACAGCACCTCTAGGAGAGAACTGAAAAGCGTTAGAAACGTGTGAGAGAGAGTAAGAAAAAGGCCCATATACACCAACAGAGGGACGGTACATGTCCCGCGTACAATACTCGCACCTACGCTgttcatctctcctacggcgaaaaCAAAACCTAACCGGTGGCATCTTGCCACCTCACCGCCCCGCCCTCTACCACCGTCGACAAACCCATCTCCCCGATATTCCCCTCTAAATCTATTGGGGAGATATATACGCTCTCAACCTTGaatcctaaaccctaatggataCGGCGCCTGAGTTTGGGAGGCAGAGAAgataagaggaggaagagatagCGCACGAGCGTTCGATGCTTAGTTGCATGAATCTTAAAGTCAACCGCCCTGAGTACTCCACTCGTTCAACCGATATATAGGAAGCATGAGCGAAGAGAACAGAACACTGTGGACCCAAAGCCCAATACCACCTGAAAGAAACTGCCATGCAAGTACGAAATCgaattttaatttcgaattCGGAAATTTTCATGTCGTGGAGGCTTCCTGCTGCACTCAGTTTCAAACCAACCCGTTCCAAGTTTTGGTCTGCTTTCACGATGTACGTAGAAAGAACGCCCACGGCCTCGTTTGAAACTGTCCTGGTACAAGTGGCACACCAGAATGAAAAGCACGGGAGAGGAGTCTTGGAGAAGAGTGTTCCTTTCCCATCTTTGCCACTCTCTACCAAAATTACTCCAGGTTAAGGCGAAGCGCACCAGCGGGACAACTGAATTCACGAGGTAATGTTTACACATAGTCACGTACGGCGTACCTCACCTGAAGTGGTACGGAATGGAACCCTATACGTGCTCTGAGGTTGATAAGGGATTCTGCTCACTTTTTGGGAAGCAGAACAGGGGGACTCGGCATTCCAGAACCATGTCCTCCGTCTATCTTGGATATTGTCTTGATCATCGCTTACTCACGGGCTCAAACTGTTTAAGACTGAGGGAGATGCGTGATTTGTTCTTGAATAGAGTAGTGATATAGTTAAGTCGCCATCCTACAAGTGCAAACATCAAATGGTACAGATGCATTGATGTATAGGAAGGAACAGAGAGAGATGTCAAAACGATGGCGGTCCCTGATAAATTTCGGTCCTGCAAAGTTAGATACTCCTGAGCAACGCAGCATATGTCTGAATTGTTCTATCGAATCCCTCTGACAATACATGGTGCCGTCTTGTGCATCAGTAGCAGCATGTCCTCTCTTTTCGACCACGCTGACTACGAATTTTATCAGTTTCTTACTCTGGAACGTTCTATTCACTTGTCATGTACTAACTAAACTGTAGAATTGTTGGCAGGGCTTGAAAAGGTCGAGATCTTCAGAATAGGAGCAAGATGAATGCGGAAACTGGAAGCGAGTACATAGTTCCTTTGCCAAAGCAAAGCAGTGTCACTCATTACCAAATGTGaactcctgccatggttagtgaGCTCTGCCACTAATGTTCAAGAACTTTACGTGATGggtgatttttttaagaaaaagaaaactgaGACCGTGTGCTACAGATTACGATGATCGTCATTTGATTCAGGCCTAATTCTGTAGGACACAGACATTATTTTaactttgctggtttcttaAGCAAGGAGCTTCCAGACAAGGCTGATTCCTGGGACCTGGTCCGGCCTAGAACCCTTTCAACGTCTCCTTTTTGGATGAAACGCACACTGGAGGAGGAACAATCTGACACCACTTGGCCTCACCGAAGTCACAGCCTTCAGAAATTTCTCGTTGGACTTCAGACTCCAGAGGAAAGGTAGGAAAACACTGGTGCCCGTGCCCTGTGAACTCTGCTGGAGAGAAAGCGATCTGCTGGGTCATAAACAGAAGGAAAAGGGATTGCCCGAAATAAAGTGGCGTGATGTGGAACGTGTGCAACGAGAGGAACCGTGCACCTTCCAAAATAAGAGCTTGTCGACCTGGAGGTCGCGCACCACACCAAGGAGGATATTGATTAGCGACGATGTGCATTCCTAATGAACTAACGCTACCTTGTACATGGGGTACATGAGGTTCTAGTGTGTTTTTTGTGTTTCCAGCCATCACCGACGTACGTAACTCATGTAACTAGCCTCTCTTAGGCATCATGAACTCTTCTTCTTAATGAACGACAAAGCTCATGCCATTTTCGTTCAAAAAAAAGTGGCTTGATGAGAGTCTAGCTGGGGATTGGGTTCCATCTGATCCGCTTGAAAGGCCACTGATTTGAATATGCATAATGCTTGCCCTTTTTCTCATGCTAAGCCTCTCTCGCCATCGCAAAGATTGCCCAGAATCTATCGCCCCAcaaccttttctttcttttaatcGTCTATAATCGACATGTTCTTCCTCTGAACTTTTCTGATGGAAACAGGTGCTCCCACGAAGCAGAGTGGGGCAGTACTGACTGTCGCCATACCACTAGCTAGGCAGCTCAATTATCACGGCGAAATGGGGATATGAAGCAGTGGTGGCCATGAACTTGAACCCACTCACTGATTCGTCGATCCTTCACACAAAGTAACGGAGAAACACAGATACTCTCAAAAGCACAGCTAGTTGAACACGAACAGTACACCCCCATCAGGctggccaccaccaccagaaaTAAGCATTGACcctttttgaaataaaattaggaaaaaaaatcagtggTATTACAAGGCAGCTCGTGCGGCTGACGCTTCCCTGACAGGAACTGAGCGAGTACGGTGGCCCCCTGTTTGCTTTCGTCGCGGAAAACCAATAGAAACTCCCAAAATATCCCCCAACTCGTGTGACTCGTGAGCGATCCAATCCACATCCAAATCCTCTACGGCGAATTGCTTTGTACTTGCCATGGCCCATCGCCTAGTCCCACGGTAATTCCTAGCGCTAGAAACGGCCGGCCGTAGCGGTCGGCGTGGAAAAAGCGGCCGTCCGATGAGTGCGCCCGGCCCGGGCCCCCGCCCGCCTCACGGACGGCCAGGTGCGGTGCCGAACTGGGTCCGTACTCCGTAGAGACGGGCGCTAGACGATGAGACGGGGCAGGAGGCGAGAAAGTCGTTGGTGTGCATGCGTGCGTGCGATACGGGGGGCCGTGGAGTGGTGGGTGGGTGGCGGCGTTGGATGTGGCAACGTCACGCGCGGGCACGGCTCGGCCCGGTCCCGTGGTTGCATTTCTCAGGCACTCGCCGCGCGGGAGTGGGACGGAGGGACGGCCGCACCGGGCCTCGCTGCTACTACGTCCTGGCATCGTCCACTGCACAGTGTGCCCATCGACCACGGCAAGCACGGACGAGCCCCACGCGCTCCTGTCCCCGCCGAGTGCCTGAGCCATGCTGATGCGAGACATGCCAAGAGCAAACGGACGGATCCATGCACGCATTTGCGCCGGCATCCCCCTGGAGGCCGGCCGGGCGCGCATTCCACGTTTCGTCTTTCCTTCGTTGGGATGATTCCTCCTCTTGGACTTCAAAAGCCGCATGTGGCCAGCCAGTACACGTATCATTGGGTCTCGTACGACACAGAGATCTCGCCTCGCCTCTAGATCGGACCCATCTTTATAGCGTCGACTGAGAGGGCCTACCGCGGAGTTAAGTGCCGGACGGCTGTTGAACGGACGGATCGCTCTCTTCCGTATGGAAGGAGGGAGCGGGGCGGTCCAGACGCGACGACGACAACAACGTCGGCATCGTCGGCGGGTCAAGCAAGTTAGGCAGGCGGCATGGCTCAGCTCACCGTACCAGAGTGAGGAACCAGAAACAGCCGGCACCGATCGATCCCATTG
This genomic window from Phragmites australis chromosome 7, lpPhrAust1.1, whole genome shotgun sequence contains:
- the LOC133924868 gene encoding RNA-binding protein CP31B, chloroplastic; this translates as MALSLARSPHPAAALPALRVSHFAPLLPLHSAGRPHPRLRLRLLATAVAAASPPEAQAQPAAAAAADGEEQQGEKRRKLYVSNLPWSLPAPEVEKLFAQCGSVKDVEVIKGKDGRNRGFAFVTMKTAEEAAAAVEKLNSSDVKGRTIKVEFSRSFRKPAPPPPPGAIVERHKLYVSNLPWKSRAPNVKEFFSKFNPLSANVIFDNGKSAGYGFVSFGTKGEAEAALSELDGKELMGRPVLLKWRENVDDMVEGVKADGEVEAVSVEGAKVDDASEDGGEDKQE